A single region of the Equus przewalskii isolate Varuska chromosome 26, EquPr2, whole genome shotgun sequence genome encodes:
- the TPM2 gene encoding tropomyosin beta chain isoform X4 translates to MDAIKKKMQMLKLDKENAIDRAEQAEADKKQAEDRCKQLEEEQQALQKKLKGTEDEVEKYSESVKDAQEKLEQAEKKATDAEADVASLNRRIQLVEEELDRAQERLATALQKLEEAEKAADESERGMKVIENRAMKDEEKMELQEMQLKEAKHIAEDSDRKYEEVARKLVILEGELERSEERAEVAESRARQLEEELRTMDQALKSLMASEEEYSTKEDKYEEEIKLLEEKLKEAETRAEFAERSVAKLEKTIDDLEETLASAKEENVEIHQTLDQTLLELNNL, encoded by the exons ATGGACGCCATCAAGAAGAAGATGCAGATGCTAAAGTTGGACAAGGAGAATGCCATCGACCGCGCTGAGCAGGCCGAGGCCGACAAGAAGCAAGCTGAGGACCGCTGCAAGCAG ctggaggaggagcagcaggccCTCCAGAAGAAGCTGAAGGGGACGGAGGACGAGGTGGAGAAGTATTCTGAGTCAGTGAAGGATGCCCAGGAAAAACTGGAGCAGGCCGAGAAGAAGGCCACCGAC GCTGAAGCAGATGTGGCCTCTCTGAACCGCCGTATTCAGCTGGTAGAGGAGGAGCTGGACCGGGCACAGGAGCGCCTGGCTACAGCCctgcagaagctggaggaggctgagaaggcAGCCGATGAGAGTGAGAG agGAATGAAGGTCATCGAAAACCGAGCCATGAAGGATGAGGAAAAGATGGAGCTGCAGGAGATGCAGCTGAAGGAGGCCAAGCACATCGCTGAGGATTCAGACCGCAAATATGAGGAG GTGGCCAGGAAGCTGGTGATCCTGGAAGGAGAGCTGGAGCGCTCAGAAGAGAGAGCTGAGGTGGCTGagag CCGAGCCAGGCAGCTGGAGGAGGAACTTCGGACCATGGACCAGGCCCTCAAGTCCCTGATGGCCTCAGAGGAGGAG TACTCCACCAAAGAGGATAAATACGAAGAGGAGATCAAACTGCTGgaggagaagctgaaggag GCTGAGACCCGAGCAGAGTTTGCCGAAAGGTCTGTGGCGAAGTTGGAGAAAACCATCGATGACCTGGAAG AGACCTTGGCCAGTGCCAAGGAGGAGAACGTGGAGATTCACCAGACCCTCGACCAGACCCTGCTGGAACTCAACAACCTGtga
- the TPM2 gene encoding tropomyosin beta chain isoform X2, with translation MDAIKKKMQMLKLDKENAIDRAEQAEADKKQAEDRCKQLEEEQQALQKKLKGTEDEVEKYSESVKDAQEKLEQAEKKATDAEADVASLNRRIQLVEEELDRAQERLATALQKLEEAEKAADESERGMKVIENRAMKDEEKMELQEMQLKEAKHIAEDSDRKYEEVARKLVILEGELERSEERAEVAESKCGDLEEELKIVTNNLKSLEAQADKYSTKEDKYEEEIKLLEEKLKEAETRAEFAERSVAKLEKTIDDLEETLASAKEENVEIHQTLDQTLLELNNL, from the exons ATGGACGCCATCAAGAAGAAGATGCAGATGCTAAAGTTGGACAAGGAGAATGCCATCGACCGCGCTGAGCAGGCCGAGGCCGACAAGAAGCAAGCTGAGGACCGCTGCAAGCAG ctggaggaggagcagcaggccCTCCAGAAGAAGCTGAAGGGGACGGAGGACGAGGTGGAGAAGTATTCTGAGTCAGTGAAGGATGCCCAGGAAAAACTGGAGCAGGCCGAGAAGAAGGCCACCGAC GCTGAAGCAGATGTGGCCTCTCTGAACCGCCGTATTCAGCTGGTAGAGGAGGAGCTGGACCGGGCACAGGAGCGCCTGGCTACAGCCctgcagaagctggaggaggctgagaaggcAGCCGATGAGAGTGAGAG agGAATGAAGGTCATCGAAAACCGAGCCATGAAGGATGAGGAAAAGATGGAGCTGCAGGAGATGCAGCTGAAGGAGGCCAAGCACATCGCTGAGGATTCAGACCGCAAATATGAGGAG GTGGCCAGGAAGCTGGTGATCCTGGAAGGAGAGCTGGAGCGCTCAGAAGAGAGAGCTGAGGTGGCTGagag TAAATGTGGGGACCTAGAGGAGGAGCTGAAAATTGTTACCAACAACTTGAAATCCCTGGAAGCCCAGGCGGACAAG TACTCCACCAAAGAGGATAAATACGAAGAGGAGATCAAACTGCTGgaggagaagctgaaggag GCTGAGACCCGAGCAGAGTTTGCCGAAAGGTCTGTGGCGAAGTTGGAGAAAACCATCGATGACCTGGAAG AGACCTTGGCCAGTGCCAAGGAGGAGAACGTGGAGATTCACCAGACCCTCGACCAGACCCTGCTGGAACTCAACAACCTGtga
- the TPM2 gene encoding tropomyosin beta chain isoform X3, with protein MDAIKKKMQMLKLDKENAIDRAEQAEADKKQAEDRCKQLEEEQQALQKKLKGTEDEVEKYSESVKDAQEKLEQAEKKATDAEADVASLNRRIQLVEEELDRAQERLATALQKLEEAEKAADESERGMKVIENRAMKDEEKMELQEMQLKEAKHIAEDSDRKYEEVARKLVILEGELERSEERAEVAESRARQLEEELRTMDQALKSLMASEEEYSTKEDKYEEEIKLLEEKLKEAETRAEFAERSVAKLEKTIDDLEDEVYAQKMKYKAISEELDNALNDITSL; from the exons ATGGACGCCATCAAGAAGAAGATGCAGATGCTAAAGTTGGACAAGGAGAATGCCATCGACCGCGCTGAGCAGGCCGAGGCCGACAAGAAGCAAGCTGAGGACCGCTGCAAGCAG ctggaggaggagcagcaggccCTCCAGAAGAAGCTGAAGGGGACGGAGGACGAGGTGGAGAAGTATTCTGAGTCAGTGAAGGATGCCCAGGAAAAACTGGAGCAGGCCGAGAAGAAGGCCACCGAC GCTGAAGCAGATGTGGCCTCTCTGAACCGCCGTATTCAGCTGGTAGAGGAGGAGCTGGACCGGGCACAGGAGCGCCTGGCTACAGCCctgcagaagctggaggaggctgagaaggcAGCCGATGAGAGTGAGAG agGAATGAAGGTCATCGAAAACCGAGCCATGAAGGATGAGGAAAAGATGGAGCTGCAGGAGATGCAGCTGAAGGAGGCCAAGCACATCGCTGAGGATTCAGACCGCAAATATGAGGAG GTGGCCAGGAAGCTGGTGATCCTGGAAGGAGAGCTGGAGCGCTCAGAAGAGAGAGCTGAGGTGGCTGagag CCGAGCCAGGCAGCTGGAGGAGGAACTTCGGACCATGGACCAGGCCCTCAAGTCCCTGATGGCCTCAGAGGAGGAG TACTCCACCAAAGAGGATAAATACGAAGAGGAGATCAAACTGCTGgaggagaagctgaaggag GCTGAGACCCGAGCAGAGTTTGCCGAAAGGTCTGTGGCGAAGTTGGAGAAAACCATCGATGACCTGGAAG ACGAAGTCTATGCACAGAAGATGAAGTACAAGGCCATCAGCGAGGAGCTGGACAACGCACTCAATGACATCACCTCCCTCTGA
- the TPM2 gene encoding tropomyosin beta chain isoform X1: MDAIKKKMQMLKLDKENAIDRAEQAEADKKQAEDRCKQLEEEQQALQKKLKGTEDEVEKYSESVKDAQEKLEQAEKKATDAEADVASLNRRIQLVEEELDRAQERLATALQKLEEAEKAADESERGMKVIENRAMKDEEKMELQEMQLKEAKHIAEDSDRKYEEVARKLVILEGELERSEERAEVAESKCGDLEEELKIVTNNLKSLEAQADKYSTKEDKYEEEIKLLEEKLKEAETRAEFAERSVAKLEKTIDDLEDEVYAQKMKYKAISEELDNALNDITSL, encoded by the exons ATGGACGCCATCAAGAAGAAGATGCAGATGCTAAAGTTGGACAAGGAGAATGCCATCGACCGCGCTGAGCAGGCCGAGGCCGACAAGAAGCAAGCTGAGGACCGCTGCAAGCAG ctggaggaggagcagcaggccCTCCAGAAGAAGCTGAAGGGGACGGAGGACGAGGTGGAGAAGTATTCTGAGTCAGTGAAGGATGCCCAGGAAAAACTGGAGCAGGCCGAGAAGAAGGCCACCGAC GCTGAAGCAGATGTGGCCTCTCTGAACCGCCGTATTCAGCTGGTAGAGGAGGAGCTGGACCGGGCACAGGAGCGCCTGGCTACAGCCctgcagaagctggaggaggctgagaaggcAGCCGATGAGAGTGAGAG agGAATGAAGGTCATCGAAAACCGAGCCATGAAGGATGAGGAAAAGATGGAGCTGCAGGAGATGCAGCTGAAGGAGGCCAAGCACATCGCTGAGGATTCAGACCGCAAATATGAGGAG GTGGCCAGGAAGCTGGTGATCCTGGAAGGAGAGCTGGAGCGCTCAGAAGAGAGAGCTGAGGTGGCTGagag TAAATGTGGGGACCTAGAGGAGGAGCTGAAAATTGTTACCAACAACTTGAAATCCCTGGAAGCCCAGGCGGACAAG TACTCCACCAAAGAGGATAAATACGAAGAGGAGATCAAACTGCTGgaggagaagctgaaggag GCTGAGACCCGAGCAGAGTTTGCCGAAAGGTCTGTGGCGAAGTTGGAGAAAACCATCGATGACCTGGAAG ACGAAGTCTATGCACAGAAGATGAAGTACAAGGCCATCAGCGAGGAGCTGGACAACGCACTCAATGACATCACCTCCCTCTGA